The Leptospira bouyouniensis genome contains a region encoding:
- a CDS encoding type Z 30S ribosomal protein S14 has product MAKKSMMERHAKEQKFKVREYNRCPLCGRSRAYLRRFDMCRLCFRDLASKAQIPGVKKSSW; this is encoded by the coding sequence ATGGCGAAAAAATCAATGATGGAACGCCACGCCAAAGAGCAAAAATTCAAAGTGAGAGAGTACAATCGTTGCCCTCTTTGTGGTCGATCACGCGCTTATTTGCGCCGCTTTGATATGTGTCGTCTTTGCTTCCGGGACCTTGCTAGCAAGGCTCAGATCCCCGGTGTGAAAAAGTCCTCCTGGTAA
- the rplE gene encoding 50S ribosomal protein L5 produces the protein MVPRLKSKYEKEIRPTLQKSLGFQSVMRVPKLEKIVINVGMGEAHTNPKAMEACLVEIGQITGQRPVKTFAKKSIAGFKVREGMVLGCKVTLRGHHMYEFLDRFINVALPRVRDFRGVNPKGFDGRGNYNLSVREQIIFPEIQFDKINTIYGINITFVTNTEVDKEAFELFQAFGMPYRTAGK, from the coding sequence ATGGTACCTAGGCTTAAATCAAAATACGAAAAGGAAATTCGTCCAACACTCCAAAAGTCACTCGGCTTTCAAAGTGTGATGCGAGTTCCAAAACTCGAAAAAATCGTAATTAACGTAGGTATGGGCGAAGCGCATACCAACCCAAAAGCAATGGAAGCATGCCTTGTGGAAATTGGCCAAATCACTGGCCAACGACCAGTGAAAACTTTCGCTAAGAAATCAATCGCTGGTTTCAAAGTGAGAGAAGGTATGGTGCTCGGTTGCAAAGTGACTCTTCGTGGTCATCATATGTATGAGTTCCTTGATCGTTTCATCAACGTAGCCCTTCCAAGGGTTCGTGACTTTCGTGGTGTGAACCCGAAAGGTTTTGATGGAAGAGGGAATTACAACCTTTCTGTCAGAGAACAGATCATTTTCCCAGAGATCCAATTTGATAAAATCAACACGATCTATGGAATCAATATCACTTTCGTAACGAACACGGAAGTGGACAAAGAAGCGTTCGAATTATTCCAAGCCTTCGGTATGCCTTACCGAACGGCTGGTAAGTAG
- the rplX gene encoding 50S ribosomal protein L24: protein MATKLAYRGSEPTKFKKTKIKKDDEVLVISGKEKGKKGKVLAVDKRKDRVYIEGVNKRKRFVRPTQENPGGGAIEIEFPIHISNVMFHDAKAENKAKPKKKIKAVRLGFAKKDGKSVRVTRPEGKEV from the coding sequence ATGGCGACTAAATTAGCATATAGAGGTTCCGAGCCTACTAAATTCAAAAAAACAAAAATCAAAAAGGACGATGAAGTTCTTGTGATTTCTGGAAAAGAAAAAGGAAAAAAAGGGAAAGTTCTAGCTGTTGATAAACGCAAAGACCGTGTTTATATCGAAGGTGTGAACAAAAGAAAAAGATTCGTTCGCCCAACTCAGGAAAACCCTGGTGGTGGTGCGATTGAAATCGAATTCCCAATCCATATTTCCAATGTGATGTTTCACGACGCAAAAGCAGAGAACAAAGCGAAGCCAAAGAAGAAAATTAAGGCTGTACGCTTGGGCTTTGCCAAGAAGGATGGTAAATCCGTACGAGTGACTCGACCTGAAGGGAAAGAAGTATAG
- the rplN gene encoding 50S ribosomal protein L14 → MIQQETILQVADNSGVKKVMCVKVLGGSKKRYATLGDEIIVAVKEAQPAYGLRDGQGKKVHNKAVQRAVVVRTKKEVRRPDGTYIRFDDNAVAIIDDKGNPKGTRIFGPVARELRDKKYMKIISLAPEVL, encoded by the coding sequence ATGATCCAACAAGAAACTATTTTACAAGTAGCCGATAACTCGGGTGTGAAAAAAGTCATGTGCGTTAAAGTGCTTGGCGGTTCGAAAAAACGCTACGCAACGCTTGGTGACGAAATCATCGTCGCTGTGAAAGAAGCACAACCTGCATACGGTCTTCGTGACGGGCAAGGGAAAAAAGTGCATAACAAAGCGGTTCAAAGAGCCGTTGTCGTAAGAACGAAAAAAGAAGTTCGTCGTCCAGACGGAACCTATATCCGTTTTGATGACAATGCGGTTGCCATCATCGATGATAAAGGCAATCCAAAAGGAACAAGGATCTTCGGACCTGTTGCCCGCGAACTACGTGATAAAAAATACATGAAAATTATATCTCTAGCTCCGGAGGTTCTCTAA
- the rpsQ gene encoding 30S ribosomal protein S17, giving the protein MEDKNSKKSLTIQGVVVSDAMDKTVVIEIITRKVHPRFKKIMTRTSRVKIHDEKNECQVGDRVIAVETRPLSKQKHHKLVKVIEKAKLV; this is encoded by the coding sequence ATGGAAGATAAAAACTCTAAAAAGTCTTTAACCATCCAAGGTGTAGTAGTGAGCGATGCTATGGATAAAACTGTAGTGATCGAAATCATCACAAGAAAAGTACACCCACGGTTTAAGAAGATTATGACCAGAACTTCTCGCGTGAAAATTCACGATGAGAAGAACGAGTGTCAAGTTGGTGATCGAGTCATCGCTGTGGAAACAAGACCACTTTCTAAACAGAAACACCATAAACTTGTAAAGGTAATTGAGAAGGCTAAATTAGTATGA
- the rpmC gene encoding 50S ribosomal protein L29, which produces MKDDFKSLSPEDLKKEILSSSEEVRKARFQFGVTRSLENPKVIRNHKKRIAQALTVLREKELSAKGKLKQIAPKAGSAPKAAKTSKGKKK; this is translated from the coding sequence ATGAAAGACGATTTCAAATCACTTTCTCCAGAAGATTTGAAGAAAGAAATTCTTTCCTCTTCCGAAGAAGTAAGAAAAGCAAGATTCCAATTTGGTGTTACAAGATCTCTTGAGAATCCAAAGGTAATCCGCAATCATAAGAAGAGAATTGCCCAAGCACTCACTGTCCTTCGTGAGAAGGAACTCAGCGCAAAAGGAAAACTCAAACAAATCGCACCAAAGGCTGGTTCAGCTCCAAAAGCTGCTAAAACTAGCAAAGGTAAGAAGAAGTAG
- the rplP gene encoding 50S ribosomal protein L16: MLAPKRVKFRKRQRGRLKGKDERGSYVAFGEFGLKAISSGRITARQIEAARITINRQVKRGGKLWIRIFPHLPITKKPAETRMGKGKGNPEFWIAEIRPGRVLFEMAGVDEDTARKALHLAAFKLPVETSFVKRNVL; the protein is encoded by the coding sequence ATGTTAGCACCTAAACGAGTAAAATTTAGAAAACGCCAAAGAGGGCGCTTAAAAGGTAAGGACGAAAGAGGTTCTTACGTTGCGTTCGGAGAGTTTGGTTTAAAAGCCATCTCTTCCGGTCGTATCACTGCGCGCCAAATTGAGGCTGCAAGGATCACTATCAACCGCCAAGTGAAACGAGGTGGGAAATTATGGATCAGGATCTTCCCTCATTTACCAATCACTAAAAAACCTGCTGAAACTCGTATGGGTAAAGGTAAAGGTAACCCTGAGTTCTGGATTGCTGAAATCCGACCAGGAAGAGTTCTTTTTGAAATGGCTGGTGTCGATGAAGATACAGCAAGAAAAGCACTCCACCTAGCAGCTTTTAAACTGCCAGTAGAAACTTCATTTGTTAAGAGGAACGTTCTATGA
- the rpsC gene encoding 30S ribosomal protein S3, which produces MGQKVNPIGLRIGITRNWDSVWFSKQDYIKNLHEDIKIRRFLLKKFKNASVVKIIIERFPEKINVNLHTSKPGMVIGQKGQNIEAVKQELKKFADKPIGMNIIEVKKPEIIAQAIAETVALQIEQRMPFRRVMKAELRRAMRGGVEGVKIQISGRLNGADMARTEKYMEGRVPLHTLRAKIDFGFKEALTTFGQIGVKVWTYTGDYFPTKEESDEDKYAVKRRTS; this is translated from the coding sequence ATGGGTCAGAAAGTAAATCCAATCGGACTACGAATCGGAATCACACGGAACTGGGATTCGGTTTGGTTTTCCAAACAAGATTACATTAAAAATCTTCACGAAGATATCAAGATCCGTAGATTCCTTCTGAAGAAATTCAAAAATGCATCCGTTGTGAAAATCATAATCGAAAGATTCCCTGAAAAAATCAACGTGAACCTCCATACTTCAAAACCAGGTATGGTGATTGGTCAAAAAGGCCAAAACATCGAAGCGGTAAAACAAGAACTTAAAAAGTTCGCTGATAAGCCGATTGGAATGAACATCATCGAAGTGAAAAAACCTGAGATCATCGCACAAGCGATTGCTGAAACAGTAGCTCTTCAAATCGAACAAAGGATGCCATTCCGTCGAGTGATGAAAGCAGAACTTCGTCGTGCGATGCGCGGTGGAGTTGAAGGTGTGAAAATCCAAATCTCCGGAAGACTTAACGGAGCAGATATGGCAAGAACAGAAAAGTATATGGAAGGACGAGTTCCACTCCATACACTTCGTGCCAAAATTGATTTTGGATTCAAAGAAGCTCTCACGACTTTCGGTCAGATTGGTGTGAAAGTATGGACTTATACAGGTGACTACTTCCCAACAAAAGAAGAGTCCGATGAAGATAAATACGCTGTAAAACGTAGAACGAGTTAA
- the rplV gene encoding 50S ribosomal protein L22 → MEAKAVGKHLRISARKARLVADEVRGYDYKEAIDILRFTNKAASSMIINLLNSAVANAIQMNESLDPNSLFVKKIYVDDGPIMKRFRPRARGRASRIRKRLSHITVVVSEIEKKVS, encoded by the coding sequence ATGGAAGCAAAAGCAGTTGGAAAACACCTAAGAATTTCTGCCAGAAAAGCTCGCCTGGTTGCTGATGAAGTTCGTGGATACGATTACAAAGAAGCAATTGATATCTTGCGTTTCACAAACAAAGCAGCAAGTTCAATGATCATTAACCTTCTCAATTCCGCAGTGGCAAATGCCATTCAGATGAACGAAAGTTTGGATCCAAATTCACTTTTTGTTAAAAAAATCTATGTGGATGATGGCCCTATCATGAAACGTTTCCGCCCAAGAGCACGAGGACGTGCTTCTAGGATCCGTAAACGCCTTAGCCACATCACAGTTGTTGTCTCTGAAATCGAAAAGAAGGTTAGCTAA
- the rpsS gene encoding 30S ribosomal protein S19 → MARSLKKGPFIDDHLMKKITKLNSEGKKTPFKSWSRRSTIYPDMIGHTVMIHNGKAFVPVYVNENMIGHKLGEFAPTRTFKGHGGDKKVAKK, encoded by the coding sequence ATGGCTAGAAGCTTAAAAAAAGGTCCGTTCATCGACGACCACCTCATGAAAAAAATTACCAAGTTAAATTCTGAAGGGAAAAAAACACCCTTCAAGTCTTGGTCCAGAAGAAGTACAATTTATCCAGACATGATTGGTCACACTGTGATGATTCATAATGGCAAAGCGTTTGTTCCGGTGTATGTAAACGAAAACATGATCGGTCACAAACTTGGTGAATTTGCTCCCACTAGAACCTTCAAAGGTCATGGTGGAGACAAAAAAGTAGCGAAGAAATAG
- the rplB gene encoding 50S ribosomal protein L2, which produces MGIRKLKPTTQSSRYYSVLDFKEITEVVPYKPLTANISYKAGRDNKGRIAVRRKGGRNKRKFRIIDFKRNKFGIPATVKTIEYDPNRSAFIALVCYADGEYRYILAPNGLKVGDKIESGPNAEIKLGNTLPLDKIPAGTNVHNIELHIGKGGQIARTAGSFAVISAKDGDYVSLKLPSSEIRKVRKECLATVGELSNKDHNLVIIGKAGRNRWLGKRPKVRGVVMNPVDHPLGGGEGRTSGGRHPVTPWGKPTKGFKTRKTRPSDRFIVQRRKKNRNR; this is translated from the coding sequence ATGGGAATTAGAAAACTTAAACCCACAACGCAATCTAGCCGGTATTATTCCGTTTTAGATTTCAAAGAAATCACAGAAGTGGTTCCTTACAAACCACTCACTGCCAACATTTCATATAAGGCTGGTCGTGACAATAAGGGTCGGATTGCTGTTAGACGGAAAGGTGGACGTAACAAAAGAAAGTTTCGTATCATCGATTTCAAACGTAACAAGTTTGGAATTCCTGCAACAGTCAAAACGATTGAATACGATCCAAACCGTTCCGCATTCATAGCACTAGTTTGTTATGCGGATGGTGAATACCGATATATTTTAGCTCCAAACGGTTTAAAAGTTGGGGATAAAATAGAATCGGGTCCAAATGCAGAAATCAAACTAGGGAATACACTTCCTTTAGATAAAATCCCTGCAGGAACGAACGTTCATAACATCGAACTCCATATTGGAAAAGGTGGCCAGATCGCAAGAACAGCAGGATCCTTTGCTGTGATCTCCGCTAAAGACGGAGACTATGTTTCACTCAAACTCCCTTCTTCGGAAATCCGAAAGGTGCGTAAAGAGTGTTTGGCGACTGTTGGAGAACTCTCCAATAAAGACCATAACTTAGTCATCATTGGAAAAGCCGGTCGTAACCGTTGGTTAGGAAAAAGACCGAAAGTAAGAGGGGTCGTTATGAACCCTGTGGACCACCCACTCGGTGGTGGTGAAGGTAGAACTTCCGGTGGACGTCACCCAGTGACTCCTTGGGGTAAACCTACGAAAGGATTTAAAACACGTAAGACAAGACCGTCTGATCGTTTTATTGTCCAAAGACGTAAGAAAAACAGGAATAGGTAG
- a CDS encoding 50S ribosomal protein L23 has product MNLENVILSPVVTEKSQDLQTIGERMGKRTVKYTFKVHPDANKTLIKQALKQMYNVVPTNVNVAVYRGKMKRFRNMPSQRPHYKKAVVTFADGANLDFAKV; this is encoded by the coding sequence GTGAACCTAGAGAATGTAATCTTATCACCAGTTGTAACAGAGAAGTCGCAAGACCTTCAAACAATTGGCGAACGTATGGGAAAAAGAACTGTCAAGTATACGTTCAAAGTCCACCCGGATGCGAACAAAACTTTGATCAAACAGGCTCTGAAACAAATGTATAACGTAGTTCCAACAAATGTAAACGTCGCAGTTTACCGTGGGAAAATGAAACGTTTTAGAAACATGCCGTCACAAAGACCTCACTACAAAAAAGCCGTAGTGACGTTCGCTGACGGAGCAAATTTGGATTTTGCTAAGGTTTAA